The following proteins come from a genomic window of Rattus norvegicus strain BN/NHsdMcwi chromosome 8, GRCr8, whole genome shotgun sequence:
- the Or8b51 gene encoding olfactory receptor Olr1253 — MDSVNISLVTEFVLVGLTDQPHLQILLFFVFLAMYLVTVLGNLFLIILTVLNSHLHTPMYFFLFNLAFVDLCYSSVFTPQMLMNLITRKNTISYMECMTQLYFFCFFVISECYVLTSMAYDRYVAICNPLLYNLVMSSKLCLKLMLGSYFIAFSESVAHTICIMRLTFCKANTINHYFCDIPPLLQLSCTTTYINKLVIFVASSINIIVPISTIFISYGFILSNIFHISSSEGRSKAFSTCSSHIIAAFLFFGSGAFMYFKPSSGGSMNEGKISSVFYTNVIPMINPLLYSLRNKDIKVALRKTLSKKNF; from the coding sequence ATGGACTCAGTAAATATCTCTTTGGTTACAGAATTCGTTCTCGTAGGTTTAACAGACCAGCCTCATCTACAAATACTCCTGTTTTTTGTGTTTCTAGCAATGTATCTGGTCACTGTTCTGGGAAATTTGTTCTTGATAATTCTAACTGTGCTGAATTCTCACCTTCACACCCCTATGTACTTTTTCCTCTTTAACTTGGCCTTTGTAGACCTCTGCTATTCTTCAGTGTTCACTCCGCAAATGTTGATGAACTTAATAACAAGGAAGAATACAATTTCTTACATGGAATGTATGACCCAActctatttcttttgtttctttgttatttctGAGTGTTATGTATTGACTTCAatggcctatgatcgctatgtggccatctgtaacCCACTATTGTATAATCTTGTCATGTCCTCTAAATTATGTTTGAAACTAATGCTTGGTTCGTACTTTATTGCATTTTCTGAGTCTGTAGCTCACACCATTTGCATAATGAGACTGACCTTCTGTAAGGCCAACACAATCAACCACTACTTCTGTGATATTCCTCCTTTGCTCCAGCTTTCCTGCACAACCACATATATCAACAAGCTTGTAATTTTTGTTGCTTCGAGCATCAATATCATTGTTCCCATTTCAACTATATTTATCTCCTATGGTTTTATTCTCTCCAACATCTTCCACATCAGCTCTTCGGAAGGACGTTCCAAAGCTTTCAGCACCTGTAGCTCACACATCATTGCTGCTTTTCTGTTCTTTGGTTCAGGTGCATTTATGTATTTCAAACCATCCTCAGGTGGGTCTATGAATGAAGGAAAAATCTCTTCTGTCTTTTATACCAACGTGATTCCCATGATAAATCCTCTACTCTATAGCTTGAGGAACAAAGACATTAAAGTTGCTCTGAGGAAAACCCTGAGCAAGAAAAACTTTTGA
- the Or8b52 gene encoding olfactory receptor Olr1254 encodes MDSVNISLVTEFILVGLTDQPYLQIPLFIVFLAMYLITALGNVSLIILTVLNSHLHTPMYFFLFNLSFVDLCYSSVFTPQMLMNFIKRKNTISYMECMVQLYFSCFFVISECYVLTSMAYDRYVAICNPLLYKLVMSSKLCLNLMLGSYFIAFSESVAHTACMLRLTFCDANTINYYFCDIPPLLQLSCTTTHVNELVIFVVGSINIIVPISTIFISYGFILSSIFRMSSSEGRSKAFSTCSSHIIAAFLFFGSGAIRYFKPSSAGSMDEGKISSVFYTNVIPMINPLLYSLRNKDIKVALRKTLKKRNF; translated from the coding sequence ATGGACTCAGTAAATATCTCTTTGGTGACTGAATTCATTCTGGTAGGATTAACAGACCAGCCTTATTTACAAATACCATTGTTCATTGTGTTTCTAGCAATGTACCTCATCACTGCATTGGGAAATGTATCTTTAATAATACTAACTGTGCTGAATTCTCACCTTCACACCCCTATGTACTTTTTCCTCTTTAACTTGTCCTTTGTAGACCTCTGCTATTCTTCTGTGTTCACTCCCCAAATGCTGATGAAtttcataaaaaggaaaaatacaatttCTTACATGGAATGTATGGTCCAACtctatttctcttgtttttttgttatttctgagTGTTATGTATTGACTTCAatggcctatgatcgctatgtggccatctgtaacCCACTGTTGTATAAACTTGTCATGTCCTCTAAATTATGTCTGAACCTAATGCTTGGTTCGTACTTCATTGCATTTTCTGAGTCGGTAGCTCACACTGCATGCATGCTGAGATTGACCTTCTGTGATGCTAACACCATCAACTACTACTTCTGTGACATTCCCCCTCTGCTTCAGCTTTCTTGCACGACCACACACGTCAATGAGCTTGTCATTTTCGTTGTTGGGAGCATCAATATCATTGTTCCCATTTCAACTATATTTATCTCCTATGGTTTTATTCTCTCCAGCATCTTCCGCATGAGCTCTTCTGAAGGCCGATCCAAAGCTTTCAGCACCTGTAGCTCACACATCATTGCTGCTTTTCTGTTCTTTGGCTCAGGTGCGATCAGGTATTTCAAACCCTCCTCAGCTGGGTCTATGGATGAAGGAAAAATCTCCTCTGTCTTTTACACCAATGTGATTCCCATGATAAATCCTCTACTCTATAGTTTGAGGAACAAAGACATTAAAGTTGCCCTGAGGAAAACCCTGAAGAAGAGGAACTTTTGA
- the Or8b1d gene encoding olfactory receptor Olr1252, whose translation MGSENGSSVTEFILVGLTKQPDLQCPLFILFLVMYVVTVLGNLGLITLIALNSHLHTPMYFFLFNLSFVDLWYSSVFTPKMLMSFISEKNIITYKGCMTQLFFFSFFCISECYVLTVMAYDRYVAICNPLLYNIVMSPKLCLNLVLASYIMAFSGAMAHTGCMLRLTFCDANTINHYFCDIPPLLQLSCTSTYVNELEVFVVIGINILVPSITIFISYGFILSSIFHISSKEGRSKAFSTCSSHIIAVSLFFGSGAFMYLKPSSAESMNEGKISSVFYTNTVPLLNPLIYSLRNKDVKIALIKTLSKRKC comes from the coding sequence ATGGGTTCTGAAAATGGCTCTTCAGTGACTGAGTTCATTCTGGTGGGATTAACCAAGCAGCCTGATCTCCAGTGCCCCCTCTTTATCCTATTTCTAGTGATGTATGTTGTCACTGTGTTGGGTAATCTGGGTTTGATTACATTAATTGCACTGAATTCTCACCTTCATACCCCAAtgtactttttcctttttaacttgTCATTTGTTGACCTCTGGTACTCTTCAGTGTTCACACCCAAAATGCTGATGAGTTTCATATCAGAGAAGAACATTATTACCTACAAAGGATGCATGACAcagcttttctttttcagttttttctGCATTTCTGAGTGTTATGTGCTGACTGTAatggcctatgatcgctatgtggccatctgtaatCCACTATTGTACAATATTGTCATGTCTCCGAAATTATGTTTGAACCTCGTGCTTGCCTCATACATAATGGCATTTTCTGGTGCCATGGCTCACACAGGGTGCATGCTGAGACTGACTTTCTGTGATGCAAACACTATCAATCACTACTTCTGTGACATCCCCCCTTTGCTTCAACTCTCCTGCACCAGCACCTATGTCAATGAGCTGGAGGTCTTTGTTGTTATAGGCATCAACATCCTTGTGCCCAGCATCACCATCTTCATCTCCTATGGTTTCATCCTCTCAAGTATTTTTCATATCAGCTCCAAGGAGGGCAGGTCCAAGGCCTTCAGCACGTGCAGTTCCCACATAATCGCAGTTTCTCTGTTCTTTGGATCAGGTGCATTTATGTACCTCAAACCATCTTCTGCTGAATCTATGAATGAGGGAAAAATCTCCTCTGTCTTTTACACCAACACAGTTCCTCTGCTGAATCCCTTAATCTACAGCTTGAGGAACAAAGATGTTAAAATTGCCTTGATAAAGACCCTGAGTAAGAGAAAGTGTTGA
- the Or8b50 gene encoding olfactory receptor Olr1251 has protein sequence MALANGSSVTEFILLGLTDQPDLQMPLFLIFLVMYLITALGNLTLIILIMLNSHLHTPMYFFLFNLSFIDLCYSSLITPKMLMNFVLEKNIISYMGCITQFYFFGFFAISECYVLTAMAYDRFVAICNPLFYSVAMSPKKCFYLIFGSYFMGFSGAIIHTGCVMRLTFCDGNTINHYFCDLLPLLQLSCTSIYVNEIELFIVTGKDIIVPTVIIFASYGFILSSILKIRSTSGRSKAFSTCSSHIIAVSMFFGSSAFMYLKPSSAVSMNEAKFSSIFYSIVVPMMNPLIYSLRNKDVKVALKKTLSRMF, from the coding sequence ATGGCTCTGGCAAATGGCTCTTCTGTAACTGAATTTATTCTCTTGGGCTTAACAGACCAGCCTGACCTCCAAATGCCACTGTTTCTAATTTTTCTAGTAATGTATTTGATAACGGCATTAGGAAATTTGACTTtgataattttaattatgttgaATTCTCACcttcacacacccatgtactttttcctctttAACTTATCCTTCATAGACCTTTGCTATTCTTCTCTGATCACACCAAAAATGCTGATGAATTTTGTCCTAGAGAAGAACATTATATCTTACATGGGGTGCATTACCCAGTTCTACTTCTTTGGCTTTTTTGCAATTTCTGAGTGCTATGTGCTGAcagccatggcctatgaccgATTTGTGGCCATTTGCAATCCACTCTTCTATAGTGTTGCCATGTCTCCAAAGAAATGTTTCTATCTTATTTTTGGTTCATATTTCATGGGATTTTCAGGTGCCATAATCCACACTGGTTGTGTAATGAGACTGACTTTCTGTGATGGAAACACCATCAACCATTACTTCTGTGATCTCCTCCCTTTGCTGCAACTCTCCTGCACCAGCATCTATGTCAATGAGATAGAGTTATTCATCGTAACAGGAAAAGACATCATTGTGCCCACTGTGATCATCTTTGCCTCTTATGGCTTTATTCTCTCCAGCATCCTAAAAATAAGGTCCACTTCAGGCAGGTCTAAAGCCTTCAGCACTTGCAGTTCCCACATAATTGCTGTTTCTATGTTCTTTGGCTCAAGTGCATTTATGTATCTCAAACCTTCTTCAGCTGTGTCTATGAATGAGGCAAAGTTCTCTTCCATATTTTACAGCATTGTGGTTCCCATGATGAACCCTCTAATCTACAGCTTGAGAAATAAAGATGTCAAAGTTGCCTTGAAAAAAACGCTGAGCAGAATGTTTTAG